The proteins below come from a single Benincasa hispida cultivar B227 chromosome 4, ASM972705v1, whole genome shotgun sequence genomic window:
- the LOC120075446 gene encoding 2,3-bisphosphoglycerate-dependent phosphoglycerate mutase 2-like, with amino-acid sequence MAAAVFNQSLGTFLSHGQANSTTNLTKLNSKCFKVEVGVFRKKSPRSGHVNIKAIQASSQTSVFDHISSPSINTTEDPQKKQNEAALILIRHGESLWNEKNLFTGCVDVPLTKKGVEEAIEAGKRISNIPVDMIYTSSLIRAQMTAMLAMTQHRRKKVPVIVHNETEQARVWSQIFSEETKKQSIPVIASWRLNERMYGELQGLNKQETADRYGKEQVHEWRRSYDIPPPNGESLEMCAERAVAYFKDHIVPQLQSGKNVMIAAHGNSLRSIIMYLDKLTSQEVISLELSTGIPMLYIFKEGNFIRRGSPAGPSEAGVYAYTRSLALYRQKLDEMLN; translated from the exons ATGGCTGCTGCAGTATTTAACCAATCTCTTGGGACTTTTCTTTCCCATGGACAAGCTAACAGTACAactaatttaacaaaattgaattcaaagtGTTTCAAGGTAGAAGTTGGGGTCTTCAGAAAGAAGTCTCCTAGATCTGGCCATGTGAATATAAAAGCAATTCAAGCTTCTTCTCAAACTTCAGTTTTTGATCACATTTCATCACCTTCAATCAACACCACTGAAGACCCGCAGAAAAAACAAA ATGAAGCAGCCTTGATTTTGATTCGGCATGGAGAATCGTTGTGGAACGAAAAGAACTTATTTACCGGCTGTGTTGATGTGCCATTGACCAAGAAAGGTGTGGAAGAGGCAATTGAAGCTGGCAAGAGAATCAGCAATATACCCGTCGACATGATCTATACATCTTCGCTCATTCGTGCACAGATGACTGCTATGCTTGCTATGACTCAGCATCGTCGTAAAAAG GTTCCCGTTATTGTTCATAATGAAACCGAGCAGGCAAGGGTCTGGAGTCAAATATTTAGTGAAGAAACCAAAAAGCAATCCATCCCAGTAATAGCATCTTGGCGATTGAATGAAAGAAT GTACGGAGAACTACAGGGTCTCAACAAGCAGGAAACTGCTGATAGATATGGAAAAGAACAAGTCCACGAATGGCGTCGAAGTTATGATATTCCTCCTCCTAATGGCGAAAGTTTAGAAATGTGTGCAGAGAGAGCTGTTGCTTATTTTAAAGATCAC ATTGTACCCCAGCTGCAATCTGGAAAGAATGTAATGATTGCTGCACATGGAAATTCATTGAGGTCCATAATTATGTACCTAGACAAATTAACTTCTCAGGAG GTTATTAGCTTAGAGTTATCGACTGGAATTCCGATGCTCTATATATTTAAAGAAGGGAACTTCATTAGGAGGGGAAGTCCTGCTGGACCTTCTGAGGCAGGCGTTTACGCTTATACCCGG AGTTTGGCTCTCTACAGACAGAAGTTAGATGAGatgttaaactaa
- the LOC120075445 gene encoding probable beta-D-xylosidase 7: MASSFLFFPHKLKLQKLLLSAAVFSALLSLIVADSSSQPPYACDSSNPVTKTLPFCRTSLPIKQRARDLVSRLTLDEKVLQLVNTAPAIPRLGIPAYEWWSEALHGVAHVGYGIRLNGTIPAATSFPQVILTAASFDENLWYQIGQAIGTEARAVYNAGQAKGMTFWAPNINIFRDPRWGRGQETPGEDPLMTGKYSVAFVRGIQGDAIEGGKLGNQLKASACCKHFTAYDLDRWNGMTRYVFDAKVTMQDMADTYQPPFESCVEKGKASGIMCAYNRVNGVPSCADHHLLTVTARKEWKFNGYITSDCDAVSIIHDAQGYAKIPEDAVADVLRAGMDVNCGTYLKEHAKSAVEMKKVPIPYVDRALRNLFAVRMRLGLFDGNPTKLPFGQIGPDQVCSQQHQNLALQAAREGIVLLKNSAKLLPLSKSNTHSLAVIGHNGDDPKTLRGNYAGIPCRSVTPFQGLNSYVKNTVYHRGCNWANCTEATIDQAVQIVKSVDYVVLVMGLDQTQEREDFDRTELGLPGKQDALIAEVAKAAKRPVILVILSGGPVDISSAKYNEKIGSIMWAGYPGQAGGTAIAEIIFGDHNPGGRLPLTWYPRDFIKFPMTDMRMRADPSTGYPGRTYRFYNGPKVYEFGYGLSYSNYLYEFTSVTESKLDLSHPTASQPAINSDSVRYRLVSDLDKKFCESRAVNVTIGVRNEGEMAGKHSVLLFVKPSKPVNGSPVKQLVGFKRLEINAGERSEIEFLVSPCEHVSKASEEGLMIIEEGSYSLFVGDVEHPFDIFV, translated from the exons ATGGCTTCTTCCTTCCTCTTCTTCCCTCACAAACTGAAACTCCAAAAACTCCTTCTCTCCGCTGCCGTCTTCTCCGCCCTCCTCTCCCTCATCGTCGCGGACTCGTCGTCTCAGCCGCCGTACGCCTGCGACTCTTCCAACCCAGTCACCAAAACACTCCCATTCTGCAGGACCTCTCTGCCGATCAAACAGAGAGCCCGTGATCTCGTCTCTCGACTCACATTGGACGAGAAGGTTCTGCAGCTCGTCAACACCGCTCCGGCGATCCCCCGCCTCGGCATCCCTGCCTACGAGTGGTGGTCGGAGGCCCTCCACGGCGTCGCCCATGTCGGCTACGGCATCCGCCTCAACGGCACCATCCCCGCTGCTACTAGCTTCCCTCAGGTTATCCTCACTGCCGCCTCCTTCGACGAAAACCTCTGGTACCAAATCGGACAG GCGATAGGAACAGAGGCGAGGGCGGTGTACAATGCAGGGCAAGCGAAGGGGATGACATTTTGGGCGCCAAACATAAACATATTCAGAGACCCAAGATGGGGAAGAGGGCAAGAAACCCCAGGAGAAGATCCATTGATGACAGGAAAATACTCAGTAGCATTTGTGAGAGGGATTCAAGGGGACGCCATTGAAGGGGGGAAGCTCGGAAACCAACTCAAAGCTTCGGCATGCTGCAAACACTTCACTGCATACGATCTGGACCGGTGGAATGGGATGACTCGATATGTATTCGATGCTAAG GTGACGATGCAGGACATGGCGGACACGTATCAGCCGCCATTTGAGAGCTGCGTGGAGAAGGGGAAAGCGAGTGGAATAATGTGCGCTTACAATAGAGTGAATGGAGTTCCAAGCTGTGCCGATCATCATCTTTTGACTGTTACTGCAAGAAAAGAATGGAAGTTTAATGG GTACATCACGTCGGACTGTGATGCGGTGTCCATCATTCATGATGCACAAGGTTACGCCAAAATTCCAGAAGATGCGGTGGCTGATGTACTTAGAGCTG GAATGGACGTCAACTGCGGCACGTACCTGAAGGAGCATGCGAAATCTGCTGTGGAGATGAAGAAAGTACCTATTCCTTATGTAGACCGTGCACTCCGCAACCTCTTTGCCGTTAGAATGAGATTGGGTTTATTTGATGGCAATCCAACTAAACTGCCTTTTGGCCAAATTGGTCCTGACCAAGTATGCTCACAGCAACATCAAAATCTGGCTCTTCAAGCTGCAAGAGAGGGCATTGTTCTCCTAAAGAACTCTGCCAAACTTCTTCCACTTTCCAAATCGAATACGCATTCACTTGCTGTTATAGGCCACAATGGCGATGACCCGAAAACACTTAGAGGAAATTATGCAGGAATCCCTTGCAGATCTGTTACCCCATTTCAAGGTTTGAATAGCTATGTCAAGAACACTGTTTACCATAGAGGCTGCAACTGGGCTAATTGTACGGAGGCTACAATTGATCAGGCAGTGCAAATAGTGAAAAGTGTGGATTATGTGGTGTTGGTTATGGGGCTGGATCAAACTCAAGAAAGAGAAGACTTCGATCGCACGGAGTTGGGGCTCCCAGGAAAGCAAGACGCACTCATTGCTGAAGTCGCCAAAGCTGCAAAAAGACCAGTCATTTTGGTGATTCTCTCCGGAGGTCCAGTTGATATATCTTcagccaagtataatgagaagATAGGAAGCATCATGTGGGCTGGTTATCCAGGGCAAGCTGGAGGAACTGCCATTGCAGAGATCATATTTGGTGATCACAACCCAG GAGGAAGATTGCCATTAACTTGGTATCCACGTGATTTCATCAAATTCCCAATGACAGACATGAGAATGAGAGCAGACCCTTCAACAGGCTATCCTGGCCGCACCTACCGCTTCTATAATGGACCGAAAGTCTATGAATTTGGCTACGGTCTCAGCTACTCCAACTATCTCTATGAATTCACATCAGTTACTGAAAGCAAACTAGACCTTAGCCATCCAACAGCCAGCCAGCCAGCCATAAACTCTGACTCGGTACGTTACAGGCTCGTCTCAGACCTGGACAAGAAGTTCTGTGAGAGCAGGGCTGTGAATGTGACCATCGGAGTTAGAAATGAAGGGGAAATGGCAGGTAAGCATTCGGTATTGCTATTCGTGAAGCCTTCGAAGCCGGTAAATGGGAGTCCTGTGAAGCAATTGGTGGGATTCAAGAGGCTGGAGATAAATGCAGGGGAGAGAAGTGAGATTGAGTTTTTGGTTAGTCCTTGTGAACATGTAAGTAAGGCTAGTGAAGAGGGACTGATGATTATAGAAGAAGGGTCTTATTCGTTGTTCGTAGGAGATGTGGAACATCCTTTTGATATCTTTGTTTGA